From Acidobacteriota bacterium, one genomic window encodes:
- a CDS encoding FAD-binding oxidoreductase, translating to MTLSRREFLDFLKATCAVAALPNAFVCSVSAQQAPLAAVPLTANNSEPLVNDIHSQLNATRVNRIIKPRSSNDLRATLLTAKSEGKAISIAAGRHAMGAQQFGAGTILVDMTGMNRVLNLDSEKGIVEVEAGTEWPELIDYLIKAQSGQDQQWGIVQKQTGADRLSIGGALASNVHGRGLKLKPIIDQVESFTLMDHAGALVRCSRDEHSELFRLVIGGYGLFGIVTSVRLRLWKRKKVQRIVEIRDSKDIVASFDERIANGYLYGDFQIATDSSRESFLRRGVFSCYRQVDPATPLTEKPTRFHPEDWARLTYYSHKYKRRAFEVYTRRYLATSGQVYWADSQLSGAYVDNYHEDLDRRLGAKVKATEMITEIYVPRSSLVNFLEDARVELRKLDANMIYGTIRLIEKDEESFLRWARESFACVIFNLHVTHDTAGLENAARAFRSLIDLGIRYAGSYYLTYHRYATKQQVEACYPQFREFLEMKLKHDPNEMFQSDWYRHYKKMFGIDRVE from the coding sequence ATGACGTTATCACGACGAGAGTTTCTCGATTTCCTGAAAGCCACTTGCGCGGTTGCTGCTCTGCCTAACGCGTTTGTCTGTTCGGTATCCGCCCAGCAGGCCCCTCTGGCAGCCGTGCCGCTAACAGCAAACAACTCAGAACCATTAGTCAACGACATTCACTCTCAGCTCAACGCGACTCGAGTCAACAGAATCATCAAACCGCGATCCTCGAACGATCTGCGCGCTACACTCCTAACCGCCAAATCCGAAGGCAAGGCCATAAGCATCGCCGCCGGCCGTCACGCGATGGGGGCTCAGCAGTTCGGCGCCGGGACGATTCTCGTCGATATGACTGGAATGAATCGTGTGCTGAATCTGGATAGCGAGAAAGGAATAGTCGAAGTCGAGGCCGGAACTGAATGGCCGGAGTTGATCGATTACCTGATTAAGGCTCAAAGCGGGCAAGACCAACAGTGGGGCATCGTCCAGAAACAGACCGGCGCGGACAGGCTTTCAATCGGAGGAGCGCTCGCCTCGAACGTTCACGGCCGTGGTTTGAAGCTAAAGCCGATCATCGATCAGGTCGAGTCTTTCACTTTGATGGATCACGCCGGGGCGTTGGTGCGATGCAGCCGCGACGAACACTCGGAGCTGTTTCGCCTGGTGATCGGCGGGTACGGTTTGTTTGGCATCGTGACTTCGGTGCGGCTGCGATTGTGGAAACGAAAGAAAGTCCAGCGCATCGTCGAGATTCGAGACTCGAAGGATATCGTGGCGTCGTTCGATGAGCGAATCGCTAACGGATATCTTTATGGAGACTTCCAGATTGCAACCGACAGCAGCCGTGAAAGCTTTTTGCGTCGCGGAGTCTTCTCGTGTTACCGGCAAGTCGATCCCGCGACGCCGCTCACCGAAAAGCCTACCCGGTTTCATCCGGAGGACTGGGCCCGTCTCACTTACTATTCCCACAAGTACAAGCGGCGCGCGTTCGAGGTGTACACCAGGCGCTATCTCGCGACGTCCGGGCAAGTCTACTGGGCCGACTCGCAACTATCTGGGGCCTACGTCGACAACTATCACGAAGACCTCGACCGGAGGCTTGGCGCGAAGGTGAAAGCTACAGAGATGATCACCGAGATCTACGTCCCCCGGAGTTCGCTCGTGAACTTCCTGGAGGATGCGAGAGTCGAATTGCGCAAGCTGGATGCGAACATGATCTACGGAACCATTCGATTGATCGAGAAAGATGAAGAAAGCTTTCTTCGCTGGGCGCGCGAGTCATTCGCCTGCGTGATCTTCAACCTGCACGTCACCCACGACACCGCGGGACTGGAGAACGCCGCGCGGGCGTTTCGGAGCCTGATCGATCTGGGGATCCGCTATGCCGGCAGCTACTATCTCACTTATCACCGCTACGCGACTAAGCAGCAGGTGGAAGCTTGTTATCCGCAGTTCAGAGAGTTTCTGGAGATGAAACTGAAGCATGACCCGAATGAGATGTTTCAGAGCGACTGGTACCGGCACTACAAGAAGATGTTCGGGATCGATCGCGTCGAGTGA
- a CDS encoding zinc ribbon domain-containing protein gives MCESEQTTTVAIKPCRSCGAGLIEDSRFCRSCGAGQTETLPPSFPVAPVDNANPEPIQNYATTRLSQKLYHPVSGPLVNAVATGVPASVGRSPAGSFSKRMLLALMAIPIWVMIILLSPLDAYASARIIGSRI, from the coding sequence ATGTGCGAATCGGAACAGACCACAACCGTTGCGATCAAGCCGTGCCGTAGTTGCGGCGCCGGGCTGATTGAAGACAGCAGGTTCTGTCGTTCATGCGGAGCGGGCCAGACCGAAACGCTGCCGCCGTCTTTCCCGGTCGCTCCGGTCGATAACGCCAACCCCGAACCTATCCAGAACTACGCGACGACGCGGCTTTCGCAGAAGCTCTATCATCCCGTGTCGGGCCCGTTGGTCAATGCCGTCGCCACGGGCGTGCCGGCTAGTGTCGGGCGCTCGCCGGCAGGCAGCTTCTCCAAAAGAATGCTGTTGGCGCTGATGGCTATTCCAATCTGGGTGATGATCATTCTGCTATCGCCGCTGGATGCGTACGCCTCGGCAAGAATAATAGGGAGCCGAATATGA